A genomic segment from Pangasianodon hypophthalmus isolate fPanHyp1 chromosome 25, fPanHyp1.pri, whole genome shotgun sequence encodes:
- the tssc4 gene encoding protein TSSC4 encodes MSDPKGRDDTPNSLSNRDAIDLPDDASLSDSDPDESSQPLGQKVEELSSSSDEENVQHGSNVPQGAHTFKLTGGSFGFSYRSRSIFDQLDSAVKLTSSQLAEDNVIDGTFARPAPPSPPMKRREPERTKKASSTKTVPDYLLHPERWTRYDLEDVPETSDRKNSQVAHEFIQGLHNRRRSQEAAASSFSPAFNQDHSSSSEHKIIFSKPSQSSKDEGHNLHKVDRANTKEVGLVHLDDEQEEDEGGTMASLHHDLSLDGKKKKRKWVDEDNNEDGKGSNVTFSSGRKVNRKNFRKAVDEED; translated from the coding sequence ATGAGTGACCCAAAGGGCAGAGATGACACGCCCAACAGTCTGTCCAATCGAGACGCCATTGACCTGCCTGATGATGCCTCTTTGAGTGACTCAGATCCTGATGAGTCCTCACAGCCCCTGGGTCAAAAGGTCGAGGAATTGTCTTCTTCCTCTGATGAGGAAAATGTTCAGCATGGCAGCAATGTTCCTCAAGGAGCTCACACGTTCAAGTTGACTGGTGGGAGTTTTGGCTTCTCATACCGCAGCAGAAGCATCTTTGATCAGCTGGATAGTGCTGTGAAGCTAACATCGAGTCAACTGGCTGAAGACAACGTCATCGACGGTACATTTGCTCGTCCTGCTCCACCGTCGCCCCCGATGAAACGTAGAGAACCAGAGAGAACCAAGAAAGCTTCATCAACCAAGACAGTACCAGACTATCTGCTTCACCCTGAGCGGTGGACCCGCTATGACCTGGAGGATGTTCCTGAGACAAGTGACAGAAAAAACAGCCAAGTGGCCCATGAGTTCATACAGGGACTCCATAACCGTAGGAGATCCCAAGAAGCTGCTGCAAGTTCTTTTAGCCCAGCTTTCAACCAGGACCACAGCAGCAGCTCAGAGCACAAGATTATCTTCTCCAAGCCCAGTCAATCCTCCAAAGATGAGGGCCATAATCTGCACAAGGTGGACCGAGCAAATACAAAAGAGGTTGGTTTAGTTCACTTGGATGATGAACAGGAAGAAGATGAAGGGGGAACGATGGCCTCTCTTCACCACGACCTTTCGTTGGAtggcaagaaaaagaaaagaaagtgggTGGACGAAGACAACAATGAAGATGGAAAAGGGAGTAATGTTACTTTCAGTAGTGGGAGGAAAGTGAACCGCAAGAACTTCCGCAAGGCAGTTGACGAAGAGGACTGA
- the ano5b gene encoding anoctamin-5b → MKRITGKTKDATLLEMTNKADAHVEDGFAVLTGYRKTFLADNNGSLLSTSDKGTQLPGHREIDKLQQNNDSVYFRDGIRRIDFVLSYTDDKDGDKKAERRREFEANLEKAGLELETEDKLESDDRKTYYLKIHAPWEVLATYAEVLKIKVPFKKTDIPKGREISLAWLTQPIRLPRNIMKPEPDYFTAPFNKNKVDFFLIEDRATFFPPSTRNRIVYYILTRCPYYKKDRVDREKTGIKRLLNNGTYTSAYPLHDCRYWKRAKDPQCESERFHLYKYWARFLCFYKEQPLNLIRKYYGEKIGIYFAWLGFYTEMLFFAAVMGVICFVYGLLSYDDNITSKEICDSSIGGTIVMCPLCDKKCTYWKLNSTCLSSWQSHLFDNEGTVFFAIFMGIWVTLFLELWKRRQARLEYEWDLVDFEEEQQQLQIRPEFELKCTDRRPNRVTQEMEPYLPLTSKCARFCFSGATVLFWTFLIVACIMGVIAYRLAVYAAFASIMKDSTTSKIQLVGSLITPQLATSVTASCINFVIILILNLLYEHVAIRITDMEIPKTHMEYENKLTMKMFMFQFVNYYSSCFYVAFFKGKFVGYPGNYTYMIGKWSKLRNEECAPGGCLIELTTQLVIVMTGKQLVGNIQEALLPLLKNWWISRKGRNHPENRYSRWEQDHDLQSFGQFGLFYEYLEMVIQFGFITLFVASFPLAPLLALFNNILEVRVDAWKFTTQFRRPVAAKARNIGAWQEILNVVAILSVVTNAFIMAFTSDMIPRLVYLYAYRLDDEPTMKGYINNSLSVYEISKLNPENKPDDEENPSWFNESIITQCRYRDYRYPPGHEREYSQTMQFWHILAARMAFIIIMEHVVFVVKFFVAWLIPDVPSEVKDRVKHERYLVQEYLHDYDVKKITLQLSQSQTTDLCHTTESSSLLPPDKIEVLSECI, encoded by the exons atgaaaaggatAACGGGAAAGACGAAAGATGCCACTCTTCTAGAGATGACCAACAAAGCGGACGCTCATGTGGAAG ATGGCTTTGCAGTATTGACAGGTTACAGGAAGACCTTTCTCGCAG ACAATAATGGCAGTCTCCTCTCCACCTCAGACAAAGGGACACAACTGCCAGGCCATCGGGAG ATTGATAAGCTGCAGCAGAACAATGACTCTGTGTATTTCAGAGATGGCATACGACGCATCGATTTTGTCCTGTCCTACACTGACGACAAAGACGGAGACAAGAAAgcg gagaggagaagagagttTGAAGCCAACCTTGAGAAGGCAGGTCTGGAGCTGGAGACTGAGGATAAATTG GAGTCAGATGACCGTAAAACATACTACCTGAAAATTCATGCGCCATGGGAAGTCTTGGCCACCTATGCAGAGGTGCTGAAGATCAAGGTGCCGTTTAAGAAGACGGATATCCCGAAAGGAAGGGAAATCTCACTGGCTTGGCTCACACAGCCCATCCGCCTTCCCAGGAACATCATGAAGCCCGAACCTGATTACTTCACTGCACCCTTCAACAAGAACAAAGTCGACTTCTTCCTGATTGAGGACAGGGCGACCTTCTTCCCACCCTCCACCCGCAACAGGATC GTCTATTATATTCTTACACGATGTCCATACTACAAGAAGGATCGAGTAGATAGAGAAAAGACCGGAATTAAGAGACTCCTGAACAATGGCACCTACACATCTGCCTACCCGCTCCATGAT tGCCGCTATTGGAAGAGAGCAAAGGATCcacagtgtgagagtgagagatttCACCTGTATAAGTACTGGGCTCGCTTTCTCTGCTTCTACAAAGAACAACCTCTTAACCTCATCAG GAAATACTATGGTGAGAAGATTGGCATCTATTTTGCCTGGCTAGGCTTCTACACAGAGATGCTGTTCTTTGCTGCTGTCATGGGTGTCATCTGTTTTGTCTACGGTTTGCTCAGCTATGATGATAACATAACAAG taaagAGATCTGTGACTCCAGTATTGGCGGAACCATTGTCATGTGTCCTCTGTGTGATAAGAAATGCACCTACTGGAAACTGAACTCAACTTGTTTGTCATCATGG CAATCCCATCTATTTGACAATGAAGGAACAGTGTTCTTTGCCATCTTCATGGGAATTTGGG TAACTCTATTTCTGGAATTATGGAAGCGGAGGCAGGCGAGGCTGGAGTACGAGTGGGACTTAGTGGATTTTgaagaggagcagcagcagcttcaGATCAGACCCGAGTTCGAGTTGAAGTGCACCGACCGCCGTCCCAATCGTGTCACACAG GAAATGGAGCCATATTTGCCTTTAACCAGCAAGTGTGCTCGCTTCTGCTTCTCTGGAGCTACAGTTTTGTTCTGG ACATTCCTGATCGTGGCCTGTATAATGGGAGTGATTGCATACAGGTTAGCAGTTTATGCTGCTTTCGCTAGCATAATGAAGGATAGCACAACCAGCAAGATCCAGCTTGTGGGATCTCTGATTACTCCACAGTTGGCCACCTCAGTTACAGCATCCTGCATCAATTTTGttatcatcctcatcctcaacTTGCTCTATGAGCACGTGGCTATACGGATTACTGATATGG AAATCCCCAAGACACATATGGAATATGAGAACAAGCTGACCATGAAGATGTTCATGTTCCAATTTGTCAACTACTACTCTTCCTGCTTCTATGTTGCCTTCTTTAAAGGCAAGTTTGTGGGTTACCCAGGCAACTACACCTACATGATTGGGAAATGGAGTAAACTGAGAAATGAGGAG TGTGCTCCAGGGGGCTGTCTGATAGAACTCACCACTCAGCTAGTGATTGTCATGACAGGGAAACAACTGGTGGGAAATATCCAGGAGGCCTTGTTACC GTTACTAAAGAACTGGTGGATCAGCAGGAAAGGTCGAAACCATCCAGAGAACAGGTACAGCCGATGGGAGCAGGACCATGACTTGCAAAGCTTTGGCCAATTTGGTCTCTTCTACGAGTACCTAGAGATGG tgatccAGTTTGGTTTCATCACATTATTTGTGGCTTCATTTCCACTTGCTCCACTTCTTGCTCTCTTTAACAACATCCTGGAGGTGCGAGTGGATGCATGGAAGTTCACGACACAGTTCCGTAGGCCTGTGGCGGCCAAGGCACGGAACATTGGAGCCTGGCAGGAGATCCTAAATGTGGTGGCTATTTTATCTGTTGTCACAAAT GCCTTCATCATGGCGTTTACCTCTGATATGATCCCTCGTCTAGTCTACCTATACGCCTACCGCCTTGATGATGAGCCCACTATGAAGGGCTACATTAACAACAGCCTTTCAGTGTATGAAATCTCCAAACTCAATCCAGAAAACAAACCAGATGATGAAGAGAACCCCTCCTGGTTCAATGAGTCTATCATCACACAATGCAG ATATCGAGACTACCGCTATCCACCAGGCCACGAGAGGGAATATTCACAAACCATGCAGTTCTGGCATATTCTTGCAGCCAGGATGGCCTTTATTATCATCATGGAG CatgtggtgtttgtggtgaagTTCTTCGTGGCGTGGCTGATCCCTGACGTGCCGTCAGAAGTTAAGGACCGCGTAAAGCACGAGCGCTACCTGGTGCAGGAGTACCTGCACGACTACGACGTGAAGAAGATCACACTGCAGCTCAGCCAGAGTCAGACCACAGACCTCTGTCATACGACAGAGAGCAGCTCCCTGCTCCCTCCAGACAAGATTGAAGTCCTGTCTGAATGTATCTAA